The following proteins are encoded in a genomic region of Rattus rattus isolate New Zealand chromosome 2, Rrattus_CSIRO_v1, whole genome shotgun sequence:
- the Peg3 gene encoding LOW QUALITY PROTEIN: paternally-expressed gene 3 protein (The sequence of the model RefSeq protein was modified relative to this genomic sequence to represent the inferred CDS: inserted 1 base in 1 codon), which produces MYHHEDDTNSDMNSDDDMSRSGRETPSPRPSHAFSSERDLEHRGRSRDVEPRDRWPYTRNPRSRMPQRDLSLPVMSRPHFGLERDDDRRSMDYESRSQDAESYQNVVELKEDKKPQNPIQDNLENYRKLLSLGVQLAEDDRHSHMTQGHSSRSKRTAYPSTSRGLKPMPEAKKPSHRRGICEDESSHGVIMEKFIKDVSRNPRSGRARELNERPPPRFPRPNDNWKGSSSNKRESVNQERGYEGSSFRGGFRFNAGLVSRSRALERKRRYHFDSEERGSGHEHKSCVRKKPFECGSEMRQAMSMGNLSSPSLSEAQSANSGANQYVCDECGRSFSVISEFVEHQIMHTRENLYEYGESFIHSVAVNEVQKGQGRGKRFECKECGETFSRSAALAQHRQIHAREYLAECRDQEDEETVMPSPTFSELQKMYGKDKFYECKVCKETFLHSSALIEHQKIHGRGNSDDRDNERERERDRLRARAREQREREREREREREREHEHGEPFLTCPNFNEFRKMYRKEKIYECTVCGESFLHLSSLREHQKIHTRGNPFENKSRVCEETFVPSQSLKRRQKTYREKLFDFNNARDALMGSSDPSEHQKNRSRKNFFEGRGFEKPFVESQKSHTITRPPENRDDDKPFTISVNPNDKLKFSAMESSSQGKSYERSVIHSLGSPEAQKSRVLGFRKPKSVTESSTQTPSTIDYPRTYSGGITYEGKEYKGSVIHSLPAPRPLKRHRVSDQIQCDEEGESSIYIPDIIKRRKIPAREDAYEGSSSSSYHTPNVPRAEPPSVSGETRESKQDVTFSVPSSSVREHQKARAKKKYIEPRSNEPSVIHSLPFGELLAGHRRAKFFECQECGEVFARRSDLIEHQKIHDRERPSGSRHYERSVIRSLAPSDPQTSYAQERFIQEQVRKFRAFGQRSTTSNNLSVQKIYAQEKFNAEEPHDKETHGQKIHDKEPYGKEPSGQDPHGDEPQDKEPQDKEPQDKEPQDKEPQDKEPQDKESQDKEPQDKEPQDKEPLDQEMRSEEPHGDQPHGQEPHGDEPHDKEPVDQEMASEEPQGEESHGQEKAEDITIETSVSEEPQKDDTGDAIYECQDCGLGFADLNDLTSHQDVHSRKSLVDSREYTHSEVHVHSVSEFEKKYSGEKLYECPKCGESFTHSSLLFEHQRVHEQDQTYSVKACDDGFVALLPARPRRNCTVERNPAVSGSAIRCRQCGQGFIHSSALNEHMRQHRDNEILEQNELADEIFIQGLALTEYQGSETEEKLFECTICGECFFTAKQLGDHHTKVHKDEPYEYGPSYTHASFLTEPLRKHIPLYECKDCGQSFLDDTVITERMVFHPEREGGSEIVAATAQEVEANVLIPQEVLRIQGSNAEAAEPEVEAAEPEVEAAEPEVEAAEPNGEAEGPDGEAAEPDGEAEQPNGEAEQPNGDADEPDGAGIEDPEERADEPEEDVEEPEGDADEPDGADIEDPEEEGEDQEIEVEEXYYNCHECAETFASSAAFGEHLKSHASVIIFEPANALGECSGYIERASTSAGGAEQADDKYFKCDVCGQLFNDRLSLARHQNSHTG; this is translated from the exons GATGCTGAATCATACCAGAATGTTGTGGAACTCAAAGAGGACAAGAAGCCTCAGAATCCAATTCAGGACAACCTGGAGAACTACAGAAAGCTGCTCTCACTGG GAGTCCAGCTTGCCGAAGATGACCGACACTCTCACATGACACAAGGCCACTCATCGAGGTCCAAGAGAACTGCCTACCCAAGCACCAGTCGAG GTCTGAAACCCATGCCTGAAGCCAAAAAGCCGTCCCACAGGCGTGGAATCTGCGAAGACGAATCTTCTCATGGAGTGATAATGGAAAAATTCATCAAGGACGTGTCACGCAACCCCAGATCTGGAAGAGCAAGGGAGCTGAATGAGCGTCCTCCTCCGAGGTTCCCCAGACCTAACGACAACTGGAAGGGCAGTTCCTCAAACAAAAGAGAGTCAGTGAACCAGGAGAGGGGTTATGAAGGGAGCTCGTTCAGGGGAGGCTTCCGGTTCAATGCAGGCCTGGTTTCTAGAAGCCGAGCTCTAGAAAGAAAGAGGCGTTACCACTTTGATTCTGAAGAGAGGGGTTCTGGTCATGAGCATAAAAGTTGTGTGAGGAAGAAGCCTTTTGAATGTGGTAGTGAGATGAGACAGGCTATGAGCATGGGCAACCTGAGCAGCCCTTCCCTCTCTGAGGCGCAGTCAGCCAATTCGGGGGCAAACCAATACGTGTGTGATGAGTGCGGGAGGTCGTTCAGTGTCATCTCTGAGTTTGTTGAGCACCAGATCATGCACACTAGGGAGAACCTCTACGAATACGGAGAGTCCTTTATTCACAGCGTGGCTGTCAATGAGGTGCAAAAAGGTCAGGGTAGGGGGAAACGCTTTGAGTGTAAGGAATGTGGAGAAACCTTCAGTAGGAGTGCCGCCCTGGCACAGCACCGCCAAATCCATGCTAGAGAGTATCTTGCAGAATGTAGAGATCAGGAGGATGAGGAGACCGTCATGCCTAGCCCGACCTTTAGTGAGCTGCAGAAGATGTATGGCAAAGATAAGTTCTATGAGTGCAAGGTGTGCAAGGAGACCTTTCTGCACAGTTCCGCCCTGATTGAGCACCAGAAAATCCATGGTAGAGGCAACTCAGATGACAGAGATAACGAGCGTGAGCGCGAACGTGATCGCCTACGTGCACGTGCACGGGAGCAGCGTGAACGCGAACGCGAACGTGAACGCGAACGGGAGCGTGAGCATGAGCATGGGGAACCCTTTCTGACCTGCCCAAACTTCAATGAGTTTCGGAAGATGtacaggaaagagaaaatctATGAGTGTACAGTGTGTGGGGAGAGCTTTCTTCATCTCTCATCCCTGAGGGAGCATCAGAAAATCCATACCAGAGGAAACCCATTTGAAAACAAGAGCAGGGTGTGCGAGGAGACCTTTGTCCCTAGTCAGTCTCTCAAACGGCGCCAGAAAACTTACAGAGAGAAGCTGTTCGACTTCAACAACGCCAGAGATGCGTTGATGGGAAGCTCAGATCCCAGCGAGCATCAGAAAAATCGTTCCCGAAAGAATTTCTTTGAGGGCAGAGGATTCGAGAAACCCTTTGTCGAATCTCAGAAGAGTCATACCATAACAAGACCACCTGAAAACAGAGACGATGACAAGCCATTCACCATCAGTGTCAACCCTAATGACAAGCTGAAATTCTCCGCCATGGAAAGTAGCTCCCAGGGCAAATCCTATGAGAGGTCTGTTATTCACAGCTTGGGCTCCCCAGAAGCTCAGAAGAGTCGTGTACTAGGGTTCCGTAAACCAAAATCAGTGACAGAGTCTAGCACCCAGACCCCAAGCACCATTGACTACCCCAGAACCTACTCTGGAGGGATCACCTATGAAGGAAAGGAATACAAGGGCTCCGTCATCCACAGCTTGCCTGCTCCTCGACCTCTGAAACGTCATAGAGTAAGTGACCAGATTCAATGTGATGAGGAGGGAGAATCCTCCATTTATATCCCAGATATTATTAAGCGAAGGAAGATTCCTGCCAGAGAAGACGCTTATGAAggaagtagcagcagcagctacCACACACCGAATGTACCCCGTGCCGAGCCTCCAAGTGTTTCTGGAGAGACCCGTGAATCTAAGCAGGATGTCACGTTTTCAGTTCCCAGCTCAAGTGTTCGTGAACACCAGAAAGCCCGTGCCAAAAAGAAGTACATTGAGCCCAGGAGCAATGAGCCCTCTGTTATCCACTCACTCCCTTTTGGTGAATTGCTGGCAGGTCACCGTAGGGCCAAGTTCTTTGAGTGTCAGGAATGTGGGGAGGTCTTTGCTCGTAGGTCTGACCTCATTGAGCACCAGAAGATTCATGATAGAGAAAGACCTTCTGGAAGCCGACACTATGAGCGCTCTGTCATCCGCAGCCTTGCCCCCAGTGACCCTCAGACCAGTTATGCCCAAGAACGTTTCATTCAAGAACAAGTGCGTAAATTCAGAGCATTTGGACAGCGTTCTACCACCAGCAACAACCTCAGTGTACAGAAAATCTATGCCCAAGAGAAATTTAATGCCGAGGAGCCCCATGATAAAGAAACTCATGGTCAAAAAATTCATGACAAAGAGCCATATGGTAAGGAGCCCAGTGGCCAGGACCCCCATGGTGATGAACCCCAGGACAAAGAACCCCAGGACAAAGAACCCCAGGACAAAGAACCCCAGGACAAAGAACCCCAGGACAAAGAACCCCAGGACAAAGAATCCCAGGACAAAGAACCCCAGGACAAAGAACCCCAAGACAAAGAACCCCTTGATCAGGAGATGCGCAGTGAAGAGCCCCATGGCGATCAGCCCCATGGCCAGGAGCCTCATGGTGATGAGCCACATGACAAGGAACCCGTTGATCAGGAGATGGCCAGTGAAGAGCCCCAAGGCGAAGAGTCCCATGGCCAGGAGAAAGCTGAAGACATTACTATTGAGACCTCAGTGTCTGAGGAGCCCCAGAAAGACGATACTGGTGATGCTATCTATGAATGCCAGGACTGTGGGCTGGGCTTTGCTGATCTCAATGACCTCACAAGTCACCAGGATGTCCACAGCAGAAAGTCCCTGGTTGACAGTCGTGAATATACACATTCTGAAGTTCACGTCCACTCCGTCAGCGAATTTGAGAAAAAGTACTCTGGAGAGAAACTGTATGAATGTCCAAAATGTGGAGAGTCTTTCACTCACAGCTCATTACTTTTCGAGCACCAGAGAGTCCACGAACAAGACCAGACGTATTCTGTAAAGGCCTGTGATGATGGTTTCGTCGCCCTGTTGCCTGCGAGACCAAGGAGGAATTGTACTGTAGAGAGGAATCCTGCTGTTTCTGGGTCAGCCATTCGATGCCGTCAGTGTGGACAAGGCTTCATTCACAGTTCTGCCCTAAATGAGCACATGAGACAGCACAGAGATAATGAAATACTGGAACAGAATGAACTGGCAGACGAGATTTTCATTCAAGGCCTAGCCCTCACCGAGTATCAGGGAAGTGAAACCGAAGAGAAGCTTTTCGAATGCACAATCTGTGGGGAATGCTTCTTCACTGCCAAACAGCTCGGAGACCACCACACCAAAGTTCATAAGGATGAGCCCTATGAATATGGGCCCTCCTACACCCATGCCTCCTTTCTCACCGAGCCCCTCAGGAAGCACATCCCACTGTACGAATGCAAAGACTGCGGGCAGTCCTTCCTAGACGACACCGTCATCACTGAGCGCATGGTGTTTCATCCTGAGCGAGAGGGGGGATCAGAAATAGTAGCTGCCACTGCCCAAGAGGTCGAAGCCAATGTCCTCATTCCACAAGAAGTACTGCGAATCCAGGGGTCAAACGCAGAAGCTGCTGAGCCCGAAGTGGAGGCCGCTGAGCCTGAGGTGGAGGCCGCTGAGCCTGAGGTGGAGGCCGCTGAGCCTAATGGAGAGGCTGAAGGACCAGACGGAGAAGCTGCTGAGCCTGATGGAGAGGCTGAGCAACCCAATGGAGAGGCTGAACAGCCAAACGGTGATGCCGATGAACCGGACGGAGCTGGGATCGAAGACCCAGAAGAGAGAGCCGACGAGCCAGAGGAAGACGTTGAAGAGCCAGAAGGAGATGCAGATGAGCCCGATGGCGCAgacattgaagacccagaagaagaaggagaagatcaAGAGATTGAGGTTGAAG CGTACTACAACTGCCATGAATGCGCAGAAACTTTCGCTTCCAGCGCAGCCTTTGGCGAGCATCTGAAAAGCCACGCCAGCGTGATCATCTTTGAGCCAGCCAATGCTCTCGGAGAGTGCTCTGGCTACATCGAACGGGCCAGCACCAGCGCAGGCGGTGCGGAGCAGGCAGATGACAAGTACTTCAAATGCGACGTGTGCGGGCAACTCTTCAATGACCGCCTCTCTCTTGCCAGACACCAGAATTCTCACACTGGTTGA